In Roseibium algicola, the DNA window CTTCGTGCCGGAAGACATGGGCATCTTCACCGATCTGACAGTTGCCGAAAACATGATCCTGGCCGCTGCCAACGGGCCGATGGATCAAAAGCGCCTTGCCTGGATCAAGGAGCTGTTTCCGCCGATCGGCAGCTTCTGGAATTCCTCCGCAGGAACGCTGTCCGGTGGTCAGAAGCAGATGCTGTCCGTGGCGCGGGCGATCATCGAGCCGCGCCGGCTGATCCTGATCGACGAGCCGACGAAAGGCCTCGCACCGGCGATCATCAAGGCGATGACCGATGCGCTGAAGGAACTGAAGGAAACCGACACCACCATCCTGCTGGTGGAGCAGAATTTTGCCATGGCATCCGGCATCGGCGACACGGTCGCGGTGATGGATGATGGCCGCATCATTCATTCCGGCCGCATGGACGAACTGGTGGCGGACGTCGCCTTGCAGGAAAAACTCATGGGGCTGAGCCTGGAGGCGCATCAATGAGCGAGACGGCGATCAAACCGCGGATCGAGAAAATCCCGCTGAAGGAACAGCTTGCCCAGAAGCTGCCGGTGCTGCTGGTGCCGGTGCTGGCTGCCGTCGGGCTCATTGCCATCGGCAATCCGGCGAGCTGGCTGACACTGACGGTGGCCGGGCTGGCCATGGGCATGATGATCTTCATCATGGCGTCGGGATTGACCGTGGTTTTCGGGCTGATGGACGTGATCAACTTCGGCCATGGCGCCTTTGTTGCCGTCGGCGCCTTTGTCGGCTTCACGGTTCTGGCCTGGCTGGCCGGCTGGACGGCTTCGCCGAGCGTCTTCATGAATCTCTCCGCCGTGCTGATTGCCATCCTTGCGGCCATGCTCGTCACCGGCCTTCTCGGTCTTGCCTTCGAGCGGGTGATCGTGATGCCGGTCTACGGCGAACATCTGAAGCAGATCCTTGTCACCATGGGTGGGCTGATCGTGGCCCAGCAGATGATCTACGTGGTCTGGGGGCCGGACGAGCTGCATATGTCCCGCCCGGAAGCCTTGCAGGGATCGCTGGTGATCGGCGAAGCGGCCATCGAAAAATATCGCCTGGTGGCGGTCGGCATTGGTCTCGCGCTGTTCATCGGCATGCGCCATATCCTGAAGAACACCAAGATCGGTCTGCTGGTGCGCGCCGGAGTGGAGAACGGCGAGATGGTGGAAGCACTCGGCTACCGCATCCGCCGGCTGTTCCTGATCGTGTTCATGACCGGGTCGGCGCTGGCCGGGCTCGGGGGCGTCATGTGGGGCCTCTATCAGGAAACGATTACCGCGCACATGGGCTCGGAGATCATGGTGCTGGTGTTCATCGTGGTGATCATCGGCGGCCTTGGCTCGGTCGAGGGCTGCTTCATCGGCGCCATGTTGGTGGGACTGCTTGCAAACTACACGGCTTTTCTGGCGCCGAAGGTGGCGCTGATCTCGACCATCGCGCTGATGGTCGCGGTGCTGATGTGGCGACCGCAGGGCCTTTATCCGGTGGTCAAGGCGAAGTAGGGACGGAACAAGATCATGCTGACCAGACTTCTTTCCGGCGACACGCCGCGCAGCGGTCTTCTGACTGCGCTGCTGCTGATCGTGTTGATCTCGCTCGCCTTTGCACCGTTTCTCTTTCCCGGCACCAAGTCGCTGGAGACGGCCGCGCGGATCTGCATCTTCATCGTGCTGGTGGCAAGTTATGACCTGTTGCTGGGTTATGCCGGTATCGTTTCCTTCGCCCACACCATGTTCTTCGGCATCGGCGCTTATGGGACCGCGCTTGCCCTGTCGACCACCGGGCCGAACTACGGTTCGCTGATCTGGGGTACGGCGGCGGGTGCCGGGGTTGCGGCCCTGTTCGCGCTGGCCATCGGGCTGTTCTCGCTTCGGGTGAAGGCGATCTTCTTCGCCATGGTGACGCTGGCGGTCGCAAGCGCCTTTGCCGTGCTGGTGTCGCAGATGTCCTGGCTGACAGGCGGTGAGGACGGGCTCAACTACAAGATCCCGCGCGAACTGACGCCCGCCTTCAAGCTTATCAAGACGAAGGTGTTCGACGTCAGCATCAATGGCAAGATCCTGGCCTATTACCTGGTGTTCTTCGCCGCCGCGATCCTGTTCCTGATCATGCTGCGCATCGTCAATTCGCCGTTCGGCCGCACGCTGAAGGCGGTTCGCGACAATGCCTTCCGGGCGGAGGCGATCGGTTACCGCGTGGTCTGGTATCGCACCACGGCCACCGTTCTGTCGGCAGTCATGGCAGCGCTTGCGGGCTCTCTTCTGGCCATCTGGCTGCGCTACACCGGCCCGGCAACAACGCTCTCCATGGAGATCATGATCGACATTCTGCTGATGGTCGTGATAGGGGGCATGGGCACGCTCTATGGGGCCGTGCTCGGGGCAACCCTGTTCATTCTGGCGCAGACCTATCTGCAGAACCTGATGGGTGTTGCTGCAGAAGCAACCAGCGCGGTGCCGGTGTTCTCGACGCTGGTGGCGCCGGAACGCTGGCTGTTGTGGCTGGGTGTTCTCTTCATTCTGTCGGTCTATTTTTTCCCGACGGGCATTGTCGGACGGCTACGGGCGGGGCGTGCGTGAGCGGGAATATGCTGCATATCCGCGACGAGGGAACGGGCAGACCGCTGGTGCTGATCCACGGCTGGTCTTGCCCGGGCCGGTTCTTCGAAGGCCAGATCGAGGCTCTGAAAACTGACGCCCGTTGCATCGTTCCGGATCTGCCGGGCCACGGCAAAACAGCGGGCCGGTTGCCATTGACCATCGAGGCAGCAGCCGATGCGGTTCATGCGGCTTTGGCCGAGCGCGAACTAACTGAAGTAATCCTCTGCGGTTGGTCGATGGGTGCGTTGGTTTCCTATGCAATGATCGAGCGGCACGGCGCGGACCGGATCTCGCAGTTCGTTGCCATTGACATGACGCCGAAGGTTCTGAACGACCCCGACTGGCAGAACGGAACGCTGAACGGCCTCAATGCCGAACTCAACGACCATTTCCTGAATGCCATTGTGGCGGATTGGGCCAAACTGCCGGCCCGGATCGCGAGAAGACTGTTCGCCGAAGGCCTGCCCGTGCCGGAGTGCGTTGCGGAGCTAGCCCGCAAAGAGATTGCTGCAGCCGATCCTGTGCTCTTGAAGCCGATGTGGTCCTCACTCACAGCGCAGGATTTCCGCCCTCTTTTGAAAGCCTTTCCCGTGCCGTTTCATCTGGTTGCGGGTCTGCGCAGCCAGCTTTACGGCCCGGGTGTCCATCGCTGGCACGCGGACAATGTTCCGGATTTCCATTTCCATGGCTTTGAAGCGTCGGGCCACGCGCCGCACATGGAAGAGCCGGACAAGTTCGACAGCCTGCTGCGGAACCTTGTGAAGGGCTGAGGCGCACTAACTTGGCTTTTTGGGACGGCCATCCTGACCGTTTCCTCAGTGTCCGCCGCCCAGCTTCGCCTTCATGAATTCAATGATCCGATCCAGGATGCTCAAAACCAGGAACACGGCGAGCAGGCCGACGAAGAAGCGGAGGTCGCGCAGCAACGTGCCGGGGGCAAAATTCTGGACGCTGCTGTTGGCGTAGGTCCACACAGCCCAGGCGATCCCGGCGAGGAGTGCCGTCATCACCAGCGAGATCACGATGGTCTGCCAGAGTGGCTTTTGCGGCTGGTCGCTCATTTCAGCACCCTTGCGGTCAGAAGGTCTGCCTTGAACACCATCAGGTCGTCCAGCTGTTCGACCTCGCCTTCGACCTCAATGTAAAGCGCCAGCAGCGGATCGATGGCCTCGCCAAGAAGCTGGCCGTCCTTGCCTGCCAGAAGAAAGAAATTGCGCCCCTCGACCGGTCCGGACGAGACGAAGACCGGGGGAATGCCGCCGGTCAGGCAAAGGTCCGCGCAGGCCTTGTGCGCAAGGCCCCGGCCCGGGCGCATGGCGCCCGCATAGCACTTGCCGTCGCAGATTTCACCGGTCAGTTTCCAGCGGCCCAGCGAGATGGGTTCGGATGGGGTGAAGCCGGGCGCATCGTCCATAGCAGGTGCTACCTGTCCCACCTGGATCATTGTCAGATCGCCCCGGTTCACGGGCACTCCACGCAAGGTCACCGGCATCTCGCGATTTGCTTCGGCCTGTTCAAAGACACCGCGTTTGCCCTGGCCTGCCAGCATGTAGGTGTGGGCAGGGGTGTCGCCATCAGCCGGAATGCGGAACACCGGATAGGGCCGAAGTTCGAGCAGGCCTGTTTGCTCGAACCTGTTGCCCCACTGAAACGTGCCGCTGCCCGGATCGTTCTGGGTGGTGGACAGGGCGAAGGCTGCAAGGCCCAGTCCCGCGACAAAACACAGGGAGAAGACCCCGAGAAAGGCCACCAGCGGCTTCGGCACCTTGTTGAGATAGCCGACGAAAAACGGCGCCGCCTTGGTTTGTTTCCAGCTCATGCCGCACCTCCGATCACCACCGGCTCGACATAGGTGCCGGGTGGCAGAGCGTTGGGATCGAGCAGGACGGTGGAGCCGACCAGCTTCAGCTTGTAGGTGGCGATCTTCTCGGTGAAGGGCGCGGGTGCTCGGCCGTCGGCCAGATTGTACTGGTACCCGTGCCAGGGGCAGGTGATGCAACCCCACAGCACCTTGCCTTCGCCAAGCGGACCGTTCTGGTGGGCGCAGACATTGGTGACAGCCGACAGCTTGCCGTCATACTTGAAGATCGCGACACGCTCCTCTTCGCTCAAGGTCACGACCTTGGCGCATTTGTCGTCGATTTCGTCCACCTCTCCGGCGACGACCCAACCGGCTTCCTCAAGGGAAGCCTTTGCCGTGGCATCGCCTTCTTCCCGATTGGCTTCCAGGCGCCCGCTTGCAAAGTGAAGACCGCAGACCATGACAACGCTTGCCGCAACCATGCCGGTGAAGATGGGATCGGACGGGCCTTGCAGAGCGCCGAGCGCGACATGCAACACTACGAAGGCGTAGGCGGCATAGATGAACATGTGCAGCGCCTTCCAGATCGGCGCTCCCAGAAAGCTGAGCCAGAAATCATGGCTGGTGGCAGCCAGTACGAACAGGATCAGGAGCGCGGCGATACCGAAAGCCTCGAAGGGAAAGCCGATCACCTGCCCGTAGCTTGTGTTGGACGACAGTAACGCGACGTAGCTTTCTGTCGGTGAGAAGTTGAAATACCAGCCAAGCACATAGTTGGCGTGAACGGCGGCAATACCGGCGGTCATCACACCGAAATGGCGGCGGTTATAAAGCAGCGGCAAAAAGCGCCGGTCGAGCCGGGCCAGCGGCCCGATGCACAGGATCACCGTCAGCATCAGGAAGGCACAACTGCCGAAGGCACGCATCCTCAGGATGGCACCGTCGATTGGCCGGGTGATATCCTCATAGAACGGCCCGACACGAATGAAGATGTAAAGATAAAGTGCGACGGCAATCAGCAGGATGGCGTCATAGACCATCTTGTTGCGGTTCCAGATCACCGGTGTGTATTGCACGCTCATTGGCTTGCCTCCCCGGAGCTTTCCACCGGAGCTTCAATCAGCACAGCCGGTCTGTCCGCGGGCGGCGACTGACGCATCGCCAGAATGGTGAAGAAGACCAGCGGCAGGAGCAGGCCAAGGACAGTCCAGATACGGGCATGAGCTTTGCGATGTGCACGTTTCACCGGCCAGCCTCCCCATGCTTTTCAAGCACGTACCAGCGATAGAGCACCAGCGGCCAGATCAGGCAGATGCCGGGAATGAGCAAGGGCCGGAAGACATGAGACCCGCGTGCGGATGGCTCCACCCGGTCGATGCCGATGACAAG includes these proteins:
- a CDS encoding branched-chain amino acid ABC transporter permease: MSETAIKPRIEKIPLKEQLAQKLPVLLVPVLAAVGLIAIGNPASWLTLTVAGLAMGMMIFIMASGLTVVFGLMDVINFGHGAFVAVGAFVGFTVLAWLAGWTASPSVFMNLSAVLIAILAAMLVTGLLGLAFERVIVMPVYGEHLKQILVTMGGLIVAQQMIYVVWGPDELHMSRPEALQGSLVIGEAAIEKYRLVAVGIGLALFIGMRHILKNTKIGLLVRAGVENGEMVEALGYRIRRLFLIVFMTGSALAGLGGVMWGLYQETITAHMGSEIMVLVFIVVIIGGLGSVEGCFIGAMLVGLLANYTAFLAPKVALISTIALMVAVLMWRPQGLYPVVKAK
- a CDS encoding ABC transporter ATP-binding protein; its protein translation is MAENLLTLSGVHTHIGPYHILQGVELAVPEGGVTVLLGRNGAGKTTTLRTIMGLWTASQGDIRFGDHVITRLSTPEISRRGIAFVPEDMGIFTDLTVAENMILAAANGPMDQKRLAWIKELFPPIGSFWNSSAGTLSGGQKQMLSVARAIIEPRRLILIDEPTKGLAPAIIKAMTDALKELKETDTTILLVEQNFAMASGIGDTVAVMDDGRIIHSGRMDELVADVALQEKLMGLSLEAHQ
- a CDS encoding alpha/beta fold hydrolase, which produces MSGNMLHIRDEGTGRPLVLIHGWSCPGRFFEGQIEALKTDARCIVPDLPGHGKTAGRLPLTIEAAADAVHAALAERELTEVILCGWSMGALVSYAMIERHGADRISQFVAIDMTPKVLNDPDWQNGTLNGLNAELNDHFLNAIVADWAKLPARIARRLFAEGLPVPECVAELARKEIAAADPVLLKPMWSSLTAQDFRPLLKAFPVPFHLVAGLRSQLYGPGVHRWHADNVPDFHFHGFEASGHAPHMEEPDKFDSLLRNLVKG
- a CDS encoding Rieske 2Fe-2S domain-containing protein — translated: MSVQYTPVIWNRNKMVYDAILLIAVALYLYIFIRVGPFYEDITRPIDGAILRMRAFGSCAFLMLTVILCIGPLARLDRRFLPLLYNRRHFGVMTAGIAAVHANYVLGWYFNFSPTESYVALLSSNTSYGQVIGFPFEAFGIAALLILFVLAATSHDFWLSFLGAPIWKALHMFIYAAYAFVVLHVALGALQGPSDPIFTGMVAASVVMVCGLHFASGRLEANREEGDATAKASLEEAGWVVAGEVDEIDDKCAKVVTLSEEERVAIFKYDGKLSAVTNVCAHQNGPLGEGKVLWGCITCPWHGYQYNLADGRAPAPFTEKIATYKLKLVGSTVLLDPNALPPGTYVEPVVIGGAA
- a CDS encoding branched-chain amino acid ABC transporter permease, translated to MLTRLLSGDTPRSGLLTALLLIVLISLAFAPFLFPGTKSLETAARICIFIVLVASYDLLLGYAGIVSFAHTMFFGIGAYGTALALSTTGPNYGSLIWGTAAGAGVAALFALAIGLFSLRVKAIFFAMVTLAVASAFAVLVSQMSWLTGGEDGLNYKIPRELTPAFKLIKTKVFDVSINGKILAYYLVFFAAAILFLIMLRIVNSPFGRTLKAVRDNAFRAEAIGYRVVWYRTTATVLSAVMAALAGSLLAIWLRYTGPATTLSMEIMIDILLMVVIGGMGTLYGAVLGATLFILAQTYLQNLMGVAAEATSAVPVFSTLVAPERWLLWLGVLFILSVYFFPTGIVGRLRAGRA